A stretch of the Vitis vinifera cultivar Pinot Noir 40024 chromosome 16, ASM3070453v1 genome encodes the following:
- the LOC100251131 gene encoding protein TOPLESS-RELATED PROTEIN 2 isoform X2 — translation MSSLSRELVFLILQFLDEEKFKETVHKLEQESGFFFNMKHFEDQVQAGEWDEVERYLCGFTKVEDNRYSMKIFFEIRKQKYLEALDRQDRAKAVEILVKDLKVFASFNEELFKEITQLLTLENFRQNEQLSKYGDTKSARGIMLIELKKLIEANPLFRDKLTFPAFKASRLRTLINQSLNWQHQLCKNPRSNPDIKTLFTDHACTPTNGARPPPPTNNPLVGPIPKAGAFPPIGAHNPFQPVVSPSPGAIAGWMSSTNPSLPHAAVAAGPPSLVQPSTAGGNVAAFLKHQRTPTGVTGMDYQSGDSEHLMKRIRTGQSDEVSFSGVAHAPNVYSQDDLPKSVVRTITQGSNVMSMDFHPQQQTVLLVGTNVGDISLWEVGSRERLAHKPFKVWDISACSMPLQTALLKDATISVNRCVWGPDGLILGVAFSKHIVQIYTYNPTGELRQHLEIDAHIGGVNDVAFAHPNKQLCIVTCGDDKTIKVWDAQTGRRLYTFEGHEAPVYSVCPHYKENIQFIFSTAIDGKIKAWLYDCLGSRVDYDAPGHWCTMMAYSADGTRLFSCGTSKDGESHLVEWNESEGAIKRTYLGFRKRSLGVVQFDTTRNRFLAAGDEFQIKFWDMDNTNILTAVEAEGGLPASPRLRFNKEGSLLAVTTNDNGIKILANNDGLRLTRMLESRPMEGHRGPSEPINSKPLIVNALGPAANVSAAMSPSLERSDRIQPAVSINNLATMDSSRLVDVKPKISDDLEKIKSWKIPDIVDQSQLKALRLPDPVTTGKVVRLIYTNSGLALLALISNAVHKLWKWQRSERNPLGKSTAYVVPQLWQPANGTLMTNDTGDNNPPEESAACIALSKNDSYVMSASGGKVSLFNMMTFKVMTTFMSPPPAATFLAFHPQDNNIIAIGMEDSTIQIYNVRVDEVKTKLKGHQKRVTGLAFSQILNCLVSSGADAQLCVWSIDGWEKRKSRFIQAPAGRSSPLVGDTKVQFHNDQAHLLVVHESQIAVYDSKLECVRSWSPKDSLPAPISSAIYSCDSMLVYAGFGDGAVGVFDADSLRLRCRIAPSAYIPSPALSGVYPLVIAAHPSEPNQIALGMSDGAVHVVEPTDTEPKWGGQPPQDNGSIPSNSSNPALSGQPTELPPR, via the exons ATGTCGTCGCTGAGTAGGGAACtggtatttttaatattacagTTCTTGGACGAGGAGAAGTTCAAGGAAACTGTTCATAA GTTAGAGCAGGAGTCTGGGTTTTTCTTCAATATGAAACATTTTGAAGATCAAGTTCAGGCAGGTGAATGGGATGAAGTAGAGCGGTATTTATGTGGATTCACAAAGGTCGAAGACAATCGGTATTCAATGAAGATTTTCTTTGAGATTAGAAAGCAGAAGTATTTGGAAGCTCTTGATAG GCAGGACCGAGCAAAGGCTGTTGAGATTCTTGTCAAAGACCTTAAGGTTTTTGCATCTTTCAATGAAGAGCTATTTAAGGAAATTACCCAATTGCTTACTCTTGAGAACTTTAG GCAAAACGAGCAGCTCTCAAAGTATGGGGACACAAAATCAGCTCGTGGTATTATGCTTATAGAACTTAAAAAGCTTATTGAGGCAAATCCACTGTTCCGTGACAAGCTTACTTTTCCAGCTTTCAAAGCTTCACGACTTAGGACCTTGATAAACCAGAG TCTGAATTGGCAACATCAGCTTTGCAAGAATCCTCGTTCTAACCCTGATATCAAAACACTCTTCACTGATCATGCATGCACTCCTACTAATGGAGCTCGTCCTCCTCCTCCCACAAATAATCCCCTTGTGGGACCCATTCCCAAAGCTGGGGCATTTCCTCCTATTGGTGCCCATAAT CCCTTTCAGCCTGTTGTTTCCCCATCTCCTGGTGCTATTGCTGGTTGGATGTCAAGCACCAATCCGTCCTTGCCTCATGCTGCAGTGGCAGCAGGTCCCCCAAGCCTTGTGCAGCCTTCTACTGCAGGTGGGAATGTTG CTGCATTCTTAAAACACCAAAGGACCCCTACAGGTGTTACAGGGATGGATTATCAATCTGGTGATTCTGAGCACTTGATGAAGCGAATTCGCACTGGTCAATCTGATGAG GTGTCATTTTCTGGTGTGGCTCATGCACCCAATGTCTATTCGCAAGATGATCTTCCAAAATCTGTTGTGCGAACCATTACTCAGGGATCCAATGTCATGAGCATGGACTTTCATCCACAACAACAAACTGTCCTTCTAG TTGGGACAAATGTTGGTGACATTAGCCTTTGGGAAGTCGGATCCCGGGAAAGGTTGGCACATAAACCTTTCAAGGTCTGGGATATCTCAGCCTGTTCGATGCCATTGCAG ACAGCATTGTTGAAAGATGCCACAATCTCTGTCAATCGATGTGTATGGGGGCCTGATGGACTTATACTTG GTGTTGCATTTTCCAAACATATTGTTCAGATATACACTTACAATCCAACTGGAGAACTAAGACAGCATCTAGAA ATTGATGCTCATATTGGTGGTGTTAATGATGTTGCTTTTGCTCATCCCAACAAGCAATTGTGCATTGTCACATGTGGTGATGACAAGACAATAAAG GTATGGGATGCTCAAACTGGACGCAGGCTGTATACATTTGAAGGCCATGAAGCTCCTGTATATTCAGTCTGCCCtcattataaagaaaatattcag TTTATTTTTTCTACTGCCATAGATGGGAAGATTAAAGCTTGGCTATATGATTGCTTGGGATCTAGAGTAGACTATGATGCTCCTGGACATTGGTGTACCATGATGGCCTATAGTGCGGATGGAACAAG GCTTTTCTCTTGTGGAACAAGTAAAGATGGTGAATCTCACCTAGTTGAATGGAATGAGAGCGAAGGAGCTATTAAACGGACATATTTAGGTTTTAGGAAACGATCTTTAGGTGTGGTCCAGTTTGACACAACTAGGAACCGGTTCTTAGCTGCTGGTGATGAATTTCAGATTAAGTTCTGGGATATGGATAATACCAACATATTGACAGCTGTGGAGGCAGAAGGCGGGTTGCCT GCAAGCCCTAGACTGCGATTCAATAAGGAAGGGTCATTGTTGGCAGTCACAACAAATgacaatggaattaaaattttggcCAACAATGATGGCCTGCGCTTGACAAGGATGTTAGAGAGTAGGCCTATGGAGGGACATCGGGGTCCTTCTGAACCCATCAATTCTAAG CCTCTGATTGTTAATGCACTGGGACCAGCAGCCAATGTTTCTGCTGCAATGTCTCCTAGTCTGGAACGCTCTGATAGGATCCAACCTGCCGTGTCAATTAACAATCTT GCTACCATGGATAGCAGTCGGCTTGTTGATGTTAAACCGAAGATTTCAGATGATCTAGAAAAGATTAAGAGCTGGAAGATTCCTGATATTGTGGATCAATCTCAATTGAAAGCTCTACGGTTACCAGATCCAGTGACAACAGGCAAG GTTGTGAGGCTGATCTACACTAACTCAGGACTAGCTCTATTAGCCCTTATCTCCAATGCTGTTCACAAACTTTGGAAATGGCAGCGTTCCGAAAGGAATCCGCTGGGAAAG TCTACTGCATATGTTGTGCCACAATTGTGGCAACCTGCCAATGGAACTCTCATGACCAATGACACAGGCGACAATAACCCACCTGAAGAGTCAGCTGCATGCATTGCTTTATCAAAAAATGATTCCTATGTCATGTCTGCATCTGGTGGGAAGGTGTCTTTGTTCAACATGATGACATTTAAG GTCATGACGACATTCATGTCACCACCTCCTGCAGCCACTTTTTTGGCTTTCCATCCTCAAGATAATAATATCATTGCCATAGGAATGGAGGATTCTACAATTCAAATATATAATGTTAGAGTTGATGAG GTCAAAACAAAACTCAAGGGTCACCAGAAACGAGTAACCGGACTTGCGTTTTCCCAAATTCTTAATTGCCTGGTATCTTCTGGGGCTGATGCCCAG TTGTGTGTGTGGAGCATTGATGGATGGGAAAAAAGGAAATCGAGGTTTATACAAGCTCCAGCAGGTCGCTCGTCCCCGTTGGTTGGAGACACTAAAGTCCAGTTTCATAATGATCAAGCTCATCTGTTGGTTGTTCATGAAAGCCAGATTGCTGTGTATGATAGCAAGCTTGAATGCGTGCGATCG TGGTCTCCGAAAGACTCACTTCCAGCTCCCATTTCAAGTGCAATATACTCCTGTGACAGTATGCTGGTTTATGCTGGTTTTGGTGATGGTGCTGTTGGAGTTTTTGATGCAGACAGCTTAAGGCTTCGCTGCAGAATAGCACCTTCTGCTTACATACCTTCTCCTGCACTCAG TGGGGTCTATCCTCTAGTTATAGCGGCTCATCCATCAGAGCCCAACCAAATTGCCCTGGGCATGAGCGATGGAGCTGTGCATGTGGTTGAGCCAACTGATACAGAACCAAAATGGGGTGGCCAACCCCCTCAAGATAATGGGTCCATCCCCTCTAACTCATCAAACCCAGCTCTCAGTGGTCAACCAACCGAACTCCCACCTAGGTGA
- the LOC100251131 gene encoding protein TOPLESS-RELATED PROTEIN 2 isoform X3 yields the protein MSSLSRELVFLILQFLDEEKFKETVHKLEQESGFFFNMKHFEDQVQAGEWDEVERYLCGFTKVEDNRYSMKIFFEIRKQKYLEALDRQDRAKAVEILVKDLKVFASFNEELFKEITQLLTLENFRQNEQLSKYGDTKSARGIMLIELKKLIEANPLFRDKLTFPAFKASRLRTLINQSLNWQHQLCKNPRSNPDIKTLFTDHACTPTNGARPPPPTNNPLVGPIPKAGAFPPIGAHNPFQPVVSPSPGAIAGWMSSTNPSLPHAAVAAGPPSLVQPSTAAAFLKHQRTPTGVTGMDYQSGDSEHLMKRIRTGQSDEVSFSGVAHAPNVYSQDDLPKSVVRTITQGSNVMSMDFHPQQQTVLLVGTNVGDISLWEVGSRERLAHKPFKVWDISACSMPLQTALLKDATISVNRCVWGPDGLILGVAFSKHIVQIYTYNPTGELRQHLEIDAHIGGVNDVAFAHPNKQLCIVTCGDDKTIKVWDAQTGRRLYTFEGHEAPVYSVCPHYKENIQFIFSTAIDGKIKAWLYDCLGSRVDYDAPGHWCTMMAYSADGTRLFSCGTSKDGESHLVEWNESEGAIKRTYLGFRKRSLGVVQFDTTRNRFLAAGDEFQIKFWDMDNTNILTAVEAEGGLPASPRLRFNKEGSLLAVTTNDNGIKILANNDGLRLTRMLESRPMEGHRGPSEPINSKPLIVNALGPAANVSAAMSPSLERSDRIQPAVSINNLATMDSSRLVDVKPKISDDLEKIKSWKIPDIVDQSQLKALRLPDPVTTGKVVRLIYTNSGLALLALISNAVHKLWKWQRSERNPLGKSTAYVVPQLWQPANGTLMTNDTGDNNPPEESAACIALSKNDSYVMSASGGKVSLFNMMTFKVMTTFMSPPPAATFLAFHPQDNNIIAIGMEDSTIQIYNVRVDEVKTKLKGHQKRVTGLAFSQILNCLVSSGADAQLCVWSIDGWEKRKSRFIQAPAGRSSPLVGDTKVQFHNDQAHLLVVHESQIAVYDSKLECVRSWSPKDSLPAPISSAIYSCDSMLVYAGFGDGAVGVFDADSLRLRCRIAPSAYIPSPALSSGVYPLVIAAHPSEPNQIALGMSDGAVHVVEPTDTEPKWGGQPPQDNGSIPSNSSNPALSGQPTELPPR from the exons ATGTCGTCGCTGAGTAGGGAACtggtatttttaatattacagTTCTTGGACGAGGAGAAGTTCAAGGAAACTGTTCATAA GTTAGAGCAGGAGTCTGGGTTTTTCTTCAATATGAAACATTTTGAAGATCAAGTTCAGGCAGGTGAATGGGATGAAGTAGAGCGGTATTTATGTGGATTCACAAAGGTCGAAGACAATCGGTATTCAATGAAGATTTTCTTTGAGATTAGAAAGCAGAAGTATTTGGAAGCTCTTGATAG GCAGGACCGAGCAAAGGCTGTTGAGATTCTTGTCAAAGACCTTAAGGTTTTTGCATCTTTCAATGAAGAGCTATTTAAGGAAATTACCCAATTGCTTACTCTTGAGAACTTTAG GCAAAACGAGCAGCTCTCAAAGTATGGGGACACAAAATCAGCTCGTGGTATTATGCTTATAGAACTTAAAAAGCTTATTGAGGCAAATCCACTGTTCCGTGACAAGCTTACTTTTCCAGCTTTCAAAGCTTCACGACTTAGGACCTTGATAAACCAGAG TCTGAATTGGCAACATCAGCTTTGCAAGAATCCTCGTTCTAACCCTGATATCAAAACACTCTTCACTGATCATGCATGCACTCCTACTAATGGAGCTCGTCCTCCTCCTCCCACAAATAATCCCCTTGTGGGACCCATTCCCAAAGCTGGGGCATTTCCTCCTATTGGTGCCCATAAT CCCTTTCAGCCTGTTGTTTCCCCATCTCCTGGTGCTATTGCTGGTTGGATGTCAAGCACCAATCCGTCCTTGCCTCATGCTGCAGTGGCAGCAGGTCCCCCAAGCCTTGTGCAGCCTTCTACTGCAG CTGCATTCTTAAAACACCAAAGGACCCCTACAGGTGTTACAGGGATGGATTATCAATCTGGTGATTCTGAGCACTTGATGAAGCGAATTCGCACTGGTCAATCTGATGAG GTGTCATTTTCTGGTGTGGCTCATGCACCCAATGTCTATTCGCAAGATGATCTTCCAAAATCTGTTGTGCGAACCATTACTCAGGGATCCAATGTCATGAGCATGGACTTTCATCCACAACAACAAACTGTCCTTCTAG TTGGGACAAATGTTGGTGACATTAGCCTTTGGGAAGTCGGATCCCGGGAAAGGTTGGCACATAAACCTTTCAAGGTCTGGGATATCTCAGCCTGTTCGATGCCATTGCAG ACAGCATTGTTGAAAGATGCCACAATCTCTGTCAATCGATGTGTATGGGGGCCTGATGGACTTATACTTG GTGTTGCATTTTCCAAACATATTGTTCAGATATACACTTACAATCCAACTGGAGAACTAAGACAGCATCTAGAA ATTGATGCTCATATTGGTGGTGTTAATGATGTTGCTTTTGCTCATCCCAACAAGCAATTGTGCATTGTCACATGTGGTGATGACAAGACAATAAAG GTATGGGATGCTCAAACTGGACGCAGGCTGTATACATTTGAAGGCCATGAAGCTCCTGTATATTCAGTCTGCCCtcattataaagaaaatattcag TTTATTTTTTCTACTGCCATAGATGGGAAGATTAAAGCTTGGCTATATGATTGCTTGGGATCTAGAGTAGACTATGATGCTCCTGGACATTGGTGTACCATGATGGCCTATAGTGCGGATGGAACAAG GCTTTTCTCTTGTGGAACAAGTAAAGATGGTGAATCTCACCTAGTTGAATGGAATGAGAGCGAAGGAGCTATTAAACGGACATATTTAGGTTTTAGGAAACGATCTTTAGGTGTGGTCCAGTTTGACACAACTAGGAACCGGTTCTTAGCTGCTGGTGATGAATTTCAGATTAAGTTCTGGGATATGGATAATACCAACATATTGACAGCTGTGGAGGCAGAAGGCGGGTTGCCT GCAAGCCCTAGACTGCGATTCAATAAGGAAGGGTCATTGTTGGCAGTCACAACAAATgacaatggaattaaaattttggcCAACAATGATGGCCTGCGCTTGACAAGGATGTTAGAGAGTAGGCCTATGGAGGGACATCGGGGTCCTTCTGAACCCATCAATTCTAAG CCTCTGATTGTTAATGCACTGGGACCAGCAGCCAATGTTTCTGCTGCAATGTCTCCTAGTCTGGAACGCTCTGATAGGATCCAACCTGCCGTGTCAATTAACAATCTT GCTACCATGGATAGCAGTCGGCTTGTTGATGTTAAACCGAAGATTTCAGATGATCTAGAAAAGATTAAGAGCTGGAAGATTCCTGATATTGTGGATCAATCTCAATTGAAAGCTCTACGGTTACCAGATCCAGTGACAACAGGCAAG GTTGTGAGGCTGATCTACACTAACTCAGGACTAGCTCTATTAGCCCTTATCTCCAATGCTGTTCACAAACTTTGGAAATGGCAGCGTTCCGAAAGGAATCCGCTGGGAAAG TCTACTGCATATGTTGTGCCACAATTGTGGCAACCTGCCAATGGAACTCTCATGACCAATGACACAGGCGACAATAACCCACCTGAAGAGTCAGCTGCATGCATTGCTTTATCAAAAAATGATTCCTATGTCATGTCTGCATCTGGTGGGAAGGTGTCTTTGTTCAACATGATGACATTTAAG GTCATGACGACATTCATGTCACCACCTCCTGCAGCCACTTTTTTGGCTTTCCATCCTCAAGATAATAATATCATTGCCATAGGAATGGAGGATTCTACAATTCAAATATATAATGTTAGAGTTGATGAG GTCAAAACAAAACTCAAGGGTCACCAGAAACGAGTAACCGGACTTGCGTTTTCCCAAATTCTTAATTGCCTGGTATCTTCTGGGGCTGATGCCCAG TTGTGTGTGTGGAGCATTGATGGATGGGAAAAAAGGAAATCGAGGTTTATACAAGCTCCAGCAGGTCGCTCGTCCCCGTTGGTTGGAGACACTAAAGTCCAGTTTCATAATGATCAAGCTCATCTGTTGGTTGTTCATGAAAGCCAGATTGCTGTGTATGATAGCAAGCTTGAATGCGTGCGATCG TGGTCTCCGAAAGACTCACTTCCAGCTCCCATTTCAAGTGCAATATACTCCTGTGACAGTATGCTGGTTTATGCTGGTTTTGGTGATGGTGCTGTTGGAGTTTTTGATGCAGACAGCTTAAGGCTTCGCTGCAGAATAGCACCTTCTGCTTACATACCTTCTCCTGCACTCAG CAGTGGGGTCTATCCTCTAGTTATAGCGGCTCATCCATCAGAGCCCAACCAAATTGCCCTGGGCATGAGCGATGGAGCTGTGCATGTGGTTGAGCCAACTGATACAGAACCAAAATGGGGTGGCCAACCCCCTCAAGATAATGGGTCCATCCCCTCTAACTCATCAAACCCAGCTCTCAGTGGTCAACCAACCGAACTCCCACCTAGGTGA
- the LOC100251131 gene encoding protein TOPLESS-RELATED PROTEIN 2 isoform X1, which translates to MSSLSRELVFLILQFLDEEKFKETVHKLEQESGFFFNMKHFEDQVQAGEWDEVERYLCGFTKVEDNRYSMKIFFEIRKQKYLEALDRQDRAKAVEILVKDLKVFASFNEELFKEITQLLTLENFRQNEQLSKYGDTKSARGIMLIELKKLIEANPLFRDKLTFPAFKASRLRTLINQSLNWQHQLCKNPRSNPDIKTLFTDHACTPTNGARPPPPTNNPLVGPIPKAGAFPPIGAHNPFQPVVSPSPGAIAGWMSSTNPSLPHAAVAAGPPSLVQPSTAGGNVAAFLKHQRTPTGVTGMDYQSGDSEHLMKRIRTGQSDEVSFSGVAHAPNVYSQDDLPKSVVRTITQGSNVMSMDFHPQQQTVLLVGTNVGDISLWEVGSRERLAHKPFKVWDISACSMPLQTALLKDATISVNRCVWGPDGLILGVAFSKHIVQIYTYNPTGELRQHLEIDAHIGGVNDVAFAHPNKQLCIVTCGDDKTIKVWDAQTGRRLYTFEGHEAPVYSVCPHYKENIQFIFSTAIDGKIKAWLYDCLGSRVDYDAPGHWCTMMAYSADGTRLFSCGTSKDGESHLVEWNESEGAIKRTYLGFRKRSLGVVQFDTTRNRFLAAGDEFQIKFWDMDNTNILTAVEAEGGLPASPRLRFNKEGSLLAVTTNDNGIKILANNDGLRLTRMLESRPMEGHRGPSEPINSKPLIVNALGPAANVSAAMSPSLERSDRIQPAVSINNLATMDSSRLVDVKPKISDDLEKIKSWKIPDIVDQSQLKALRLPDPVTTGKVVRLIYTNSGLALLALISNAVHKLWKWQRSERNPLGKSTAYVVPQLWQPANGTLMTNDTGDNNPPEESAACIALSKNDSYVMSASGGKVSLFNMMTFKVMTTFMSPPPAATFLAFHPQDNNIIAIGMEDSTIQIYNVRVDEVKTKLKGHQKRVTGLAFSQILNCLVSSGADAQLCVWSIDGWEKRKSRFIQAPAGRSSPLVGDTKVQFHNDQAHLLVVHESQIAVYDSKLECVRSWSPKDSLPAPISSAIYSCDSMLVYAGFGDGAVGVFDADSLRLRCRIAPSAYIPSPALSSGVYPLVIAAHPSEPNQIALGMSDGAVHVVEPTDTEPKWGGQPPQDNGSIPSNSSNPALSGQPTELPPR; encoded by the exons ATGTCGTCGCTGAGTAGGGAACtggtatttttaatattacagTTCTTGGACGAGGAGAAGTTCAAGGAAACTGTTCATAA GTTAGAGCAGGAGTCTGGGTTTTTCTTCAATATGAAACATTTTGAAGATCAAGTTCAGGCAGGTGAATGGGATGAAGTAGAGCGGTATTTATGTGGATTCACAAAGGTCGAAGACAATCGGTATTCAATGAAGATTTTCTTTGAGATTAGAAAGCAGAAGTATTTGGAAGCTCTTGATAG GCAGGACCGAGCAAAGGCTGTTGAGATTCTTGTCAAAGACCTTAAGGTTTTTGCATCTTTCAATGAAGAGCTATTTAAGGAAATTACCCAATTGCTTACTCTTGAGAACTTTAG GCAAAACGAGCAGCTCTCAAAGTATGGGGACACAAAATCAGCTCGTGGTATTATGCTTATAGAACTTAAAAAGCTTATTGAGGCAAATCCACTGTTCCGTGACAAGCTTACTTTTCCAGCTTTCAAAGCTTCACGACTTAGGACCTTGATAAACCAGAG TCTGAATTGGCAACATCAGCTTTGCAAGAATCCTCGTTCTAACCCTGATATCAAAACACTCTTCACTGATCATGCATGCACTCCTACTAATGGAGCTCGTCCTCCTCCTCCCACAAATAATCCCCTTGTGGGACCCATTCCCAAAGCTGGGGCATTTCCTCCTATTGGTGCCCATAAT CCCTTTCAGCCTGTTGTTTCCCCATCTCCTGGTGCTATTGCTGGTTGGATGTCAAGCACCAATCCGTCCTTGCCTCATGCTGCAGTGGCAGCAGGTCCCCCAAGCCTTGTGCAGCCTTCTACTGCAGGTGGGAATGTTG CTGCATTCTTAAAACACCAAAGGACCCCTACAGGTGTTACAGGGATGGATTATCAATCTGGTGATTCTGAGCACTTGATGAAGCGAATTCGCACTGGTCAATCTGATGAG GTGTCATTTTCTGGTGTGGCTCATGCACCCAATGTCTATTCGCAAGATGATCTTCCAAAATCTGTTGTGCGAACCATTACTCAGGGATCCAATGTCATGAGCATGGACTTTCATCCACAACAACAAACTGTCCTTCTAG TTGGGACAAATGTTGGTGACATTAGCCTTTGGGAAGTCGGATCCCGGGAAAGGTTGGCACATAAACCTTTCAAGGTCTGGGATATCTCAGCCTGTTCGATGCCATTGCAG ACAGCATTGTTGAAAGATGCCACAATCTCTGTCAATCGATGTGTATGGGGGCCTGATGGACTTATACTTG GTGTTGCATTTTCCAAACATATTGTTCAGATATACACTTACAATCCAACTGGAGAACTAAGACAGCATCTAGAA ATTGATGCTCATATTGGTGGTGTTAATGATGTTGCTTTTGCTCATCCCAACAAGCAATTGTGCATTGTCACATGTGGTGATGACAAGACAATAAAG GTATGGGATGCTCAAACTGGACGCAGGCTGTATACATTTGAAGGCCATGAAGCTCCTGTATATTCAGTCTGCCCtcattataaagaaaatattcag TTTATTTTTTCTACTGCCATAGATGGGAAGATTAAAGCTTGGCTATATGATTGCTTGGGATCTAGAGTAGACTATGATGCTCCTGGACATTGGTGTACCATGATGGCCTATAGTGCGGATGGAACAAG GCTTTTCTCTTGTGGAACAAGTAAAGATGGTGAATCTCACCTAGTTGAATGGAATGAGAGCGAAGGAGCTATTAAACGGACATATTTAGGTTTTAGGAAACGATCTTTAGGTGTGGTCCAGTTTGACACAACTAGGAACCGGTTCTTAGCTGCTGGTGATGAATTTCAGATTAAGTTCTGGGATATGGATAATACCAACATATTGACAGCTGTGGAGGCAGAAGGCGGGTTGCCT GCAAGCCCTAGACTGCGATTCAATAAGGAAGGGTCATTGTTGGCAGTCACAACAAATgacaatggaattaaaattttggcCAACAATGATGGCCTGCGCTTGACAAGGATGTTAGAGAGTAGGCCTATGGAGGGACATCGGGGTCCTTCTGAACCCATCAATTCTAAG CCTCTGATTGTTAATGCACTGGGACCAGCAGCCAATGTTTCTGCTGCAATGTCTCCTAGTCTGGAACGCTCTGATAGGATCCAACCTGCCGTGTCAATTAACAATCTT GCTACCATGGATAGCAGTCGGCTTGTTGATGTTAAACCGAAGATTTCAGATGATCTAGAAAAGATTAAGAGCTGGAAGATTCCTGATATTGTGGATCAATCTCAATTGAAAGCTCTACGGTTACCAGATCCAGTGACAACAGGCAAG GTTGTGAGGCTGATCTACACTAACTCAGGACTAGCTCTATTAGCCCTTATCTCCAATGCTGTTCACAAACTTTGGAAATGGCAGCGTTCCGAAAGGAATCCGCTGGGAAAG TCTACTGCATATGTTGTGCCACAATTGTGGCAACCTGCCAATGGAACTCTCATGACCAATGACACAGGCGACAATAACCCACCTGAAGAGTCAGCTGCATGCATTGCTTTATCAAAAAATGATTCCTATGTCATGTCTGCATCTGGTGGGAAGGTGTCTTTGTTCAACATGATGACATTTAAG GTCATGACGACATTCATGTCACCACCTCCTGCAGCCACTTTTTTGGCTTTCCATCCTCAAGATAATAATATCATTGCCATAGGAATGGAGGATTCTACAATTCAAATATATAATGTTAGAGTTGATGAG GTCAAAACAAAACTCAAGGGTCACCAGAAACGAGTAACCGGACTTGCGTTTTCCCAAATTCTTAATTGCCTGGTATCTTCTGGGGCTGATGCCCAG TTGTGTGTGTGGAGCATTGATGGATGGGAAAAAAGGAAATCGAGGTTTATACAAGCTCCAGCAGGTCGCTCGTCCCCGTTGGTTGGAGACACTAAAGTCCAGTTTCATAATGATCAAGCTCATCTGTTGGTTGTTCATGAAAGCCAGATTGCTGTGTATGATAGCAAGCTTGAATGCGTGCGATCG TGGTCTCCGAAAGACTCACTTCCAGCTCCCATTTCAAGTGCAATATACTCCTGTGACAGTATGCTGGTTTATGCTGGTTTTGGTGATGGTGCTGTTGGAGTTTTTGATGCAGACAGCTTAAGGCTTCGCTGCAGAATAGCACCTTCTGCTTACATACCTTCTCCTGCACTCAG CAGTGGGGTCTATCCTCTAGTTATAGCGGCTCATCCATCAGAGCCCAACCAAATTGCCCTGGGCATGAGCGATGGAGCTGTGCATGTGGTTGAGCCAACTGATACAGAACCAAAATGGGGTGGCCAACCCCCTCAAGATAATGGGTCCATCCCCTCTAACTCATCAAACCCAGCTCTCAGTGGTCAACCAACCGAACTCCCACCTAGGTGA